A part of Streptomyces sp. NBC_01210 genomic DNA contains:
- a CDS encoding glycosyltransferase family 2 protein, with the protein MNATPAVSVIMPVLNEERHLRNSVRHILEQEYDGEMEVVIALGPSTDRTDEIAAELVREDPRVHTVPNPTGRTPAALNAAIKASRHPIVVRVDGHGMLSANYIATAVRLLEETGAQNVGGIMHAEGENDWEHAVAAAMTSKIGVGNAAFHTGGAAAPAETVYLGVFRREALEQQGGYNEEFIRAQDWELNFRIREAGGLIWFSPELKVQYRPRPSVKALAKQYKDYGRWRHVVARYHSGSINLRYLAPPTAVCAIAAGLVVGVALTPWGLVVPAGYLAAIAAGSVPAGRGLSLKARLQIPVALATMHMSWGYGFLTSPRSLARKVIASRRPAVRTASA; encoded by the coding sequence ATGAACGCCACACCCGCTGTCTCCGTGATCATGCCGGTCCTCAACGAGGAGCGGCATCTGCGTAACTCCGTCCGTCACATCCTCGAGCAGGAGTACGACGGCGAGATGGAGGTGGTGATCGCGCTCGGGCCGTCCACGGACCGTACCGACGAGATCGCCGCCGAGCTCGTACGGGAGGACCCCCGCGTCCACACCGTCCCGAACCCCACCGGCCGCACCCCGGCCGCGCTGAATGCCGCCATCAAGGCATCGCGCCACCCGATCGTGGTACGGGTCGACGGGCACGGCATGCTGTCGGCCAACTACATCGCCACCGCCGTCCGGCTCCTGGAGGAGACCGGTGCGCAGAACGTCGGCGGCATCATGCACGCCGAGGGCGAGAACGACTGGGAGCACGCGGTCGCCGCCGCCATGACCTCGAAGATAGGTGTCGGCAACGCGGCCTTTCACACCGGCGGCGCGGCAGCCCCGGCCGAAACCGTGTATCTGGGTGTCTTCCGGCGCGAGGCGCTGGAGCAACAGGGCGGCTACAACGAGGAGTTCATCCGGGCCCAGGACTGGGAGCTGAACTTCCGTATCCGCGAGGCGGGCGGTCTCATCTGGTTCTCGCCGGAGCTCAAGGTCCAGTACCGGCCGCGGCCTTCTGTGAAGGCGCTCGCCAAGCAGTACAAGGACTACGGCCGCTGGCGCCATGTCGTCGCCCGCTACCACTCCGGCTCCATCAACCTCCGCTACCTCGCCCCGCCGACCGCCGTCTGCGCGATCGCCGCGGGCCTCGTGGTCGGCGTGGCCCTCACCCCATGGGGCCTTGTGGTGCCGGCCGGCTATCTGGCCGCGATCGCGGCCGGATCCGTCCCCGCGGGCAGGGGCCTGTCGCTGAAGGCGCGACTGCAGATCCCCGTCGCGCTGGCCACCATGCACATGTCGTGGGGGTACGGCTTCCTGACCAGCCCGCGCTCGCTGGCGCGGAAGGTCATCGCGAGCCGCCGCCCGGCCGTGCGGACGGCCTCCGCCTGA
- a CDS encoding LCP family protein yields MGQNRVRGEGTRDRVRQARELGWDDSLYGEGGEAPKGRTGTIGRQDRHDRPAGDDTATAEDGGGGAESGHRRGGPRRRGKGGKRRILRWVAAVVSLLILGTAGAGYLYYEHLNSKLKKDDLNLGGKMREHQANAAGQTPLNILLIGSDARNSKKNQELGGAKETFNGVPLADVQMLVHVSADRSNISVISMPRDTVLKIPECKDPDTGKTYRATTEAPTNESLGRGGPGCTVATWYELTGITIDHFMMIDFAGVVSMADAIGGVPVCVEKNVYSRNKKGQGSGLKLEAGTHPVKGEQALQWLRTRYGFEDGTDLARTRAQHMYMNSMVRELRKNTKLTDPAKLRNLAEAAIDALTVDKGINTVKDLYDLGEELKSVPTGRITMTTMPNFYSTRHEGKVEPQPGDAEQLFRLVREDIPLDGKAPKKRPTTTPAVSKDPAAAPGEIAVMVQNGTGGDGQLAEKRRATAVAGILTGKGYALAKADSTTNPQKKTIIRFSNAELEGDAQAVAKSLGIPLTSVKKSTEVSGITLTVGADWRQGDAYPKSTAQQDNKTPTTAKPLNGEDKTACMPVQPGFTW; encoded by the coding sequence GTGGGACAGAACAGGGTGCGGGGGGAGGGGACGCGGGATCGCGTCCGGCAGGCCCGTGAGCTGGGATGGGACGACAGCCTGTACGGCGAGGGCGGCGAGGCTCCCAAGGGCCGCACAGGCACGATCGGTCGCCAGGACCGGCATGACCGGCCGGCCGGCGACGACACCGCGACAGCGGAGGACGGCGGTGGTGGCGCTGAGAGCGGCCACCGGCGCGGTGGCCCGAGACGGCGCGGAAAGGGCGGCAAGCGCCGGATACTGCGCTGGGTCGCGGCCGTGGTGTCGCTGCTGATACTCGGCACGGCCGGGGCCGGTTATCTGTACTACGAGCACCTCAACAGCAAGCTCAAGAAGGACGACCTGAACCTCGGCGGCAAGATGCGCGAGCACCAGGCCAACGCCGCGGGTCAGACGCCGCTGAACATCCTGCTGATCGGCTCGGACGCGCGGAACTCCAAGAAGAACCAGGAGCTCGGCGGCGCCAAGGAGACGTTCAACGGCGTGCCGCTCGCGGACGTACAGATGCTGGTGCACGTCTCGGCCGACCGCAGCAACATTTCGGTGATCAGCATGCCGCGCGACACCGTGCTGAAGATCCCGGAGTGCAAGGACCCCGACACCGGCAAGACGTACCGCGCCACCACAGAGGCGCCGACCAACGAGTCGCTGGGCCGTGGCGGACCCGGCTGCACGGTGGCCACCTGGTACGAGCTCACGGGCATCACCATCGACCACTTCATGATGATCGACTTCGCGGGTGTGGTCTCCATGGCCGACGCCATCGGCGGCGTCCCGGTCTGCGTCGAGAAGAACGTCTACTCGCGCAACAAGAAGGGCCAGGGCTCCGGCCTCAAGCTGGAGGCGGGCACACACCCGGTCAAGGGCGAGCAGGCCCTGCAATGGCTGCGTACGCGCTACGGCTTCGAGGACGGCACCGACCTCGCCCGCACACGCGCGCAGCACATGTACATGAACTCGATGGTCCGGGAGCTGCGCAAGAACACCAAGCTCACCGACCCGGCCAAGCTGCGCAACCTCGCCGAGGCCGCCATCGACGCGCTCACCGTCGACAAGGGCATCAACACCGTCAAGGACCTGTACGACCTGGGCGAGGAGCTCAAGAGCGTTCCCACCGGCCGGATCACCATGACCACGATGCCGAACTTCTACTCCACGCGCCACGAGGGGAAGGTCGAGCCCCAGCCCGGCGACGCCGAGCAGCTGTTCCGGCTGGTCCGCGAGGACATTCCGCTGGACGGCAAGGCCCCGAAGAAGCGGCCGACCACCACCCCGGCCGTGTCCAAGGACCCGGCGGCGGCGCCCGGTGAGATCGCGGTGATGGTGCAGAACGGCACCGGGGGCGACGGACAGCTAGCCGAGAAGCGCCGTGCGACGGCGGTCGCCGGGATCCTGACCGGCAAGGGGTACGCCCTGGCCAAGGCCGACAGCACGACCAATCCGCAGAAGAAAACGATCATCCGCTTCTCCAACGCCGAGCTGGAGGGCGATGCGCAGGCGGTCGCCAAGTCCCTCGGGATTCCGCTGACTTCGGTGAAGAAGTCGACCGAGGTCAGCGGCATCACCCTGACCGTCGGCGCGGACTGGCGTCAGGGCGATGCCTATCCGAAGTCCACGGCGCAGCAGGACAACAAGACGCCGACGACGGCGAAGCCCCTGAACGGCGAGGACAAGACGGCGTGCATGCCAGTGCAGCCCGGCTTCACCTGGTAG
- a CDS encoding acyl-CoA thioesterase, giving the protein MTDQAQRPEPEIPGKPTAASRTTLSHIMTGSDTNLLGTVHGGVIMKLVDDAAGAVAGRHSGGPAVTASMDEMVFLEPVRVGDLVHVKAQVNWTGRSSMEVGVRVLAERWNESTPAQQVGSAYLVFAAVDGDGKPRRVPSVIPETERDRRRYQEAQIRRTHRLARRRAIKELREKRAAEGIED; this is encoded by the coding sequence ATGACAGATCAGGCCCAGCGCCCGGAGCCAGAGATACCGGGCAAGCCCACCGCAGCTTCCCGTACCACCCTGAGCCACATCATGACCGGCAGTGACACCAATCTCCTCGGCACGGTGCACGGCGGCGTGATCATGAAGCTGGTGGACGACGCGGCGGGCGCGGTCGCCGGCCGCCACTCCGGCGGGCCTGCGGTCACCGCCTCCATGGACGAGATGGTCTTCCTGGAGCCGGTCAGGGTCGGTGATCTGGTCCATGTGAAGGCCCAGGTCAACTGGACAGGGCGGTCCTCGATGGAGGTCGGCGTACGGGTCCTGGCCGAGCGCTGGAACGAGTCGACCCCGGCGCAGCAGGTCGGCAGTGCCTATCTCGTCTTCGCGGCCGTCGACGGCGACGGCAAGCCCCGTCGCGTGCCGTCCGTGATCCCCGAGACCGAGCGCGACCGGCGGCGCTACCAGGAGGCGCAGATCCGCCGTACGCACCGGCTCGCCCGGCGCCGCGCGATCAAGGAGCTGCGGGAGAAGCGCGCCGCCGAGGGCATCGAGGACTGA
- a CDS encoding LCP family protein produces MGLRCSRSLSPAEVSHVPTPPRSSRPRPAAQPRTRRPAGSRQPVASGRAAGSRQPVASRRPAERPRWGMRVATSLSVLVLAAGGIGHAVVTSLDTTGISRVDPFRDMKNRPDAGHGMNLLVVGTDGRDKITREEKRKYRLGGAPCRCTDTIMLVHISADRERASVVSLPRDTYTQIPEHIDATTGKHHQPHPLKLNAAYSEGGPNLTVRTVENMTKVKIDHYLEVDFTSFMKTVDTLGGVEICNARPLKDSHTGLDLGVGTHRLTGGQALQYVRSRYVDGAADLGRMQRQQRFLAALIHQASSSGVLLNPVKFRDVASTMLNSVRADRGFGSDEMLALGRAMRGFTPASSEFTSVPLADTRKPVRGIGSTVKWDDAKSKKLFQTLREDKPLAPRRPKTRKVTLVDVPPQQIRVQIFNGTHTDGLGKQVDAALRSTGFNTTRAPLNGSSREVRRTYVTYDPRWDRSARSLAAALPGCELRAARRQGPTMKVTAGRDYKGVTPVRAEEVPRGGFGAVTGDQVVCR; encoded by the coding sequence ATGGGCCTACGGTGCTCGCGATCCCTGTCACCTGCGGAGGTTTCCCACGTGCCCACGCCGCCCCGCTCCAGCCGTCCGCGGCCGGCCGCTCAGCCCAGGACCAGACGTCCGGCCGGGAGCAGACAGCCGGTCGCGAGCGGGCGGGCGGCCGGGAGCAGACAGCCGGTCGCGAGCAGACGGCCTGCCGAGCGGCCCCGCTGGGGAATGCGGGTGGCGACGTCCCTCTCGGTCCTGGTGCTGGCCGCGGGCGGCATCGGGCATGCGGTGGTGACGAGTCTGGACACCACCGGTATCAGCCGCGTCGACCCGTTCCGGGACATGAAGAACCGGCCCGATGCGGGCCACGGCATGAATCTGCTCGTCGTCGGCACCGACGGGCGCGACAAGATCACACGCGAGGAGAAGCGGAAGTACCGTCTGGGCGGCGCGCCCTGCCGCTGCACCGACACGATCATGCTCGTGCACATCTCGGCGGACCGGGAGCGCGCGAGTGTGGTGAGCCTGCCGCGGGACACCTACACACAGATCCCCGAGCACATCGACGCCACCACCGGCAAGCACCACCAGCCGCACCCGCTGAAGCTCAACGCGGCGTACTCGGAAGGCGGGCCGAACCTGACGGTGCGGACCGTCGAGAACATGACCAAGGTGAAGATCGACCACTATCTGGAGGTCGACTTCACCAGCTTCATGAAGACGGTGGACACGCTGGGTGGGGTGGAGATCTGCAACGCCCGGCCGCTGAAGGACTCGCACACCGGTCTGGATCTCGGCGTCGGCACGCACCGGCTCACCGGCGGTCAGGCGCTGCAGTATGTGCGCTCGCGCTATGTCGACGGGGCGGCGGACCTGGGCCGGATGCAGCGCCAGCAGCGCTTCCTCGCGGCTCTCATCCACCAGGCGAGCAGCAGCGGCGTCCTGCTGAACCCGGTCAAGTTCCGGGATGTCGCCTCGACGATGCTGAACTCCGTACGGGCCGACCGGGGCTTCGGCTCGGACGAAATGCTCGCGCTCGGCAGGGCGATGCGCGGCTTCACACCCGCCTCGTCGGAGTTCACGTCCGTACCCCTCGCCGACACCAGAAAACCGGTCAGGGGCATCGGCTCCACGGTGAAGTGGGACGACGCGAAGTCGAAGAAGCTCTTCCAGACGCTGCGCGAGGACAAGCCGCTCGCCCCGCGCCGGCCGAAGACGCGGAAGGTGACGCTGGTCGATGTGCCGCCGCAGCAGATCCGGGTGCAGATCTTCAACGGCACGCACACCGACGGGCTCGGCAAGCAGGTCGACGCGGCCCTGCGCTCCACCGGCTTCAACACCACCCGCGCCCCGCTGAACGGCAGCAGCCGCGAGGTGCGCCGCACCTATGTGACATACGACCCACGCTGGGACCGTTCGGCGAGGTCGCTCGCGGCCGCGCTGCCGGGGTGCGAGCTGCGCGCGGCCAGGAGGCAGGGGCCGACGATGAAGGTGACGGCGGGGCGGGACTACAAAGGGGTCACGCCGGTGCGGGCGGAGGAGGTGCCCCGGGGCGGGTTCGGAGCGGTCACCGGCGACCAGGTCGTCTGCCGGTGA
- a CDS encoding UDP-glucose dehydrogenase family protein produces the protein MALKITVIGTGYLGATHAAAMAELGFEVLGLDVVPEKIEMLSAGKVPMYEPGLEDLLAKHVAGIEGSSGRLRFTTSWEEIGEFGDVHFVCVNTPQKHGEYACDMSYVDRAFASLAPQLKRPALVVGKSTVPVGSAARLAELLVELAPVGVDAELAWNPEFLREGFAVQDTLHPDRIVVGVESERAEKLLREVYATPVGEGSPFVVMDFPTAELVKTSANSFLATKISFINAMAEVCEAADGDVVKLAEAIGYDERIGSKFLRAGIGFGGGCLPKDIRAFMARAGELGADQALTFLREVDSINMRRRGHMVELARDAVGGDSFLGKRVAVLGATFKPDSDDVRDSPALNVAGQIHLQGGQVTVYDPKGMENARRLFPTLAYADSALDAVRGADVVLHLTEWREFRELDAAALGEVATSRIILDGRNALDGARWREAGWTYRAMGRPRA, from the coding sequence ATGGCCCTCAAGATCACCGTGATCGGCACCGGATATCTCGGCGCCACGCACGCCGCGGCCATGGCGGAGTTGGGCTTCGAAGTGCTCGGCCTCGATGTCGTTCCCGAGAAGATCGAGATGCTTTCGGCCGGCAAGGTCCCCATGTACGAGCCGGGGCTCGAGGATCTGCTCGCCAAGCATGTCGCCGGGATCGAGGGATCGAGCGGCCGGCTGCGTTTCACGACCTCCTGGGAGGAGATCGGGGAGTTCGGCGACGTTCATTTTGTCTGTGTGAACACCCCGCAGAAGCACGGTGAGTACGCCTGCGACATGTCGTACGTGGACCGCGCCTTCGCCTCTCTCGCGCCGCAGCTGAAGCGGCCGGCGCTGGTCGTCGGCAAGTCGACCGTGCCGGTCGGCAGCGCGGCCCGGCTGGCGGAGCTGCTCGTCGAGCTGGCTCCGGTGGGCGTGGACGCGGAGCTGGCGTGGAACCCGGAGTTCCTGCGCGAGGGCTTCGCCGTCCAGGACACGCTGCACCCCGACCGGATCGTGGTCGGGGTGGAGAGCGAGCGCGCGGAGAAGCTGCTGCGCGAGGTGTACGCGACGCCGGTCGGTGAAGGGTCGCCGTTCGTGGTGATGGACTTCCCGACCGCCGAGCTGGTGAAGACCTCCGCGAACTCCTTTCTCGCGACGAAGATTTCGTTCATCAACGCGATGGCGGAGGTGTGCGAGGCCGCGGACGGCGATGTCGTGAAGCTGGCCGAGGCGATCGGTTACGACGAGCGAATCGGGTCCAAGTTCCTGCGGGCCGGGATCGGCTTCGGCGGCGGATGTCTGCCGAAGGACATCCGTGCGTTCATGGCGCGCGCCGGTGAGCTGGGCGCCGACCAGGCGCTGACCTTCCTGCGGGAGGTCGACTCGATCAATATGCGGCGGCGTGGCCACATGGTGGAACTGGCGCGGGACGCGGTGGGCGGTGACTCCTTCCTGGGGAAGCGGGTGGCCGTGCTGGGTGCGACGTTCAAACCGGACTCGGACGACGTACGGGATTCACCGGCGCTGAATGTGGCGGGCCAGATCCATCTGCAGGGCGGCCAGGTGACGGTGTACGACCCGAAGGGCATGGAGAACGCGCGCCGTCTCTTCCCGACGCTGGCCTACGCCGATTCGGCGCTGGACGCGGTGCGTGGCGCGGATGTGGTGCTGCACCTGACGGAGTGGCGCGAGTTCCGCGAGCTGGACGCGGCGGCGCTGGGCGAGGTCGCGACCAGCCGGATCATCCTGGACGGGCGGAACGCGCTGGACGGCGCGCGCTGGCGCGAGGCGGGCTGGACGTACCGGGCGATGGGCCGCCCGCGCGCCTGA
- a CDS encoding CGNR zinc finger domain-containing protein: MNEKAPAPGGLALVEALVNTLDVETGADALDTTDGRAVFGLAERDVPAARELREALRAACLAHAGHRAPDRSPAALDGFLAEAPLLVTVAEDGTAALRPATPDTLVSRIAEALAAAAADGSWGRLKACEAEDCQWAYYDRSPAGRRRWCSMSVCGARAKMRTYRARRSVPEASA, from the coding sequence ATGAATGAGAAGGCGCCCGCACCAGGCGGCCTGGCGCTGGTCGAGGCCCTGGTGAACACGCTGGACGTCGAGACCGGCGCCGACGCTCTGGACACGACGGACGGCCGTGCCGTCTTCGGTCTCGCCGAGCGGGACGTCCCCGCCGCCCGCGAACTTCGCGAGGCCCTGCGCGCCGCCTGCCTCGCCCACGCGGGCCACCGCGCACCGGACCGCTCGCCGGCGGCACTGGACGGCTTTCTGGCCGAGGCGCCGCTGCTGGTCACGGTGGCCGAGGACGGCACGGCCGCGCTCCGTCCGGCCACCCCGGACACGCTCGTCTCCCGTATCGCCGAGGCACTCGCGGCCGCGGCCGCCGACGGGAGCTGGGGACGTCTCAAGGCGTGCGAGGCGGAGGACTGCCAGTGGGCGTACTACGACCGCAGCCCGGCGGGCCGCCGCCGCTGGTGCTCGATGTCGGTCTGCGGAGCCCGCGCCAAGATGCGTACCTACCGGGCTCGCCGGTCGGTGCCGGAGGCCTCGGCCTGA
- a CDS encoding acyl-CoA dehydrogenase family protein: MAGSADFDLYRPSEEHDMLRDAIRSLAEAKIAPFAAEVDEQARFPQEALDALVPADLHAVHVPEEYGGAGADALATVIVIEEVARVCASSSLIPAVNKLGSLPVILSGDEDLKKKYLGPLAQGDGMFSYCLSEPDAGSDAAGMKTKAVRDGDFWVLNGVKRWITNAGVSEYYTVMAVTDPTKRSKGISAFVVEKSDEGVSFGAPEKKLGIKGSPTREVYLDNVRIPADRMIGEEGTGFATAMKTLDHTRVTIAAQALGIAQGALDYAKGYVQERKQFGKPIADFQGIQFMLADMAMKLEAARQLTYSAAAKSQRVDGDLTFFGAAAKCFASDVAMEVTTDAVQLLGGYGYTRDYPVERMMRDAKITQIYEGTNQVQRIVMARNLP; encoded by the coding sequence TTGGCCGGATCGGCTGATTTCGACCTGTACCGCCCGTCCGAAGAGCACGACATGCTCCGTGACGCCATCCGTTCGCTCGCCGAGGCGAAGATCGCGCCGTTCGCCGCCGAGGTCGACGAGCAGGCCCGCTTCCCGCAGGAGGCTCTGGACGCGCTGGTCCCCGCGGATCTGCACGCGGTCCACGTCCCCGAGGAGTACGGCGGCGCCGGCGCCGACGCGCTGGCGACTGTGATCGTGATCGAGGAGGTGGCCCGCGTCTGCGCGTCCTCCTCCCTCATCCCGGCCGTGAACAAGCTCGGCTCCCTCCCTGTGATCCTCTCGGGTGACGAAGACCTCAAGAAGAAGTACCTGGGGCCGCTCGCGCAGGGCGACGGGATGTTCTCCTACTGCCTCTCTGAGCCGGACGCGGGCTCCGACGCCGCCGGCATGAAGACGAAGGCCGTACGCGACGGGGACTTCTGGGTCCTCAACGGCGTGAAGCGCTGGATCACCAACGCCGGCGTCTCCGAGTACTACACGGTGATGGCCGTCACCGACCCGACCAAGCGCTCCAAGGGCATCAGCGCCTTCGTCGTCGAGAAGTCGGACGAGGGTGTCTCCTTCGGCGCCCCGGAGAAGAAGCTCGGCATCAAGGGCTCCCCGACCCGCGAGGTCTACCTCGACAACGTCCGCATCCCCGCCGACCGCATGATCGGCGAGGAGGGCACGGGCTTCGCCACCGCGATGAAGACCCTGGACCACACCCGCGTCACGATCGCGGCCCAGGCCCTCGGCATCGCCCAGGGCGCCCTCGACTACGCCAAGGGCTATGTCCAGGAGCGCAAGCAGTTCGGCAAGCCGATCGCCGACTTCCAGGGCATCCAGTTCATGCTCGCCGACATGGCCATGAAGCTCGAGGCCGCCCGTCAGCTCACCTACTCGGCGGCCGCCAAGTCGCAGCGCGTCGACGGCGACCTGACCTTCTTCGGCGCGGCGGCGAAGTGCTTCGCCTCCGACGTGGCGATGGAGGTCACCACGGACGCCGTCCAGCTGCTCGGCGGCTACGGCTACACCCGTGACTACCCGGTCGAGCGCATGATGCGCGACGCCAAAATCACGCAGATTTATGAAGGTACGAATCAAGTGCAGCGGATCGTCATGGCGAGGAACCTTCCGTAG
- a CDS encoding LCP family protein, with protein sequence MNDWPDGWSDDRGNGNAAGYGRGSAGPQPEGARVMRHVQRPAAPQRGGVPPQSRGYDEDYDQQAYDSGYNTGQVYGGGGRGGDNGAPPQSYPPRPGAAPDWRRRLKIGSLTLVVLLLAVSIGTYFWADSKLKREVDLSKVIERPGGGEGTNYLIVGSDSREGLSADDKKKLHTGSAEGKRTDSMMILHDGSNGPTLISLPRDSDVEIPSFKGSQSGKLFPAKGRHTKLNAAYAEDGPELLVRTVEHNTGLRIDHYVEIGFAGFANIVDAIGGVEIDIPKAFKDKNSGADFQAGKQTLDGEQSLAFVRTRYAFAGSDLDRTKNQQKFLAALASQTATPGTILNPFKFYPTMGAGLDTLIVDKDMSLWSLGQMFFAMKGVTGGEGKSMNMPISGSTGGNLVWDKAKVKQLVQQLKNDEKVTVTSDR encoded by the coding sequence ATGAATGACTGGCCCGATGGATGGTCCGACGACCGCGGCAACGGCAACGCAGCCGGCTACGGCCGCGGCAGCGCAGGCCCGCAGCCCGAAGGCGCGCGGGTGATGCGCCATGTCCAGCGCCCGGCCGCACCGCAGCGCGGCGGGGTCCCTCCGCAGTCGCGCGGGTACGACGAAGACTATGACCAGCAGGCGTACGACAGCGGCTACAACACGGGTCAGGTATACGGAGGCGGCGGCCGGGGCGGCGACAACGGCGCTCCCCCGCAGAGCTACCCGCCGCGCCCGGGCGCGGCCCCGGACTGGCGCCGCCGGCTCAAGATCGGTTCGCTGACGCTGGTCGTGCTGCTGCTCGCGGTCTCCATAGGCACGTACTTCTGGGCCGACTCCAAGCTCAAGCGCGAGGTCGACCTCTCCAAGGTCATCGAGCGGCCGGGCGGCGGCGAGGGCACGAACTATCTGATCGTGGGTTCCGACAGCCGTGAGGGCCTGTCCGCCGACGACAAGAAGAAGCTCCACACGGGCTCGGCCGAAGGCAAGCGGACCGACTCGATGATGATCCTGCACGACGGCTCGAACGGCCCGACGCTGATCTCGCTGCCGCGCGACTCGGACGTGGAGATACCGTCCTTCAAGGGCTCGCAGTCGGGGAAGCTCTTCCCGGCGAAGGGGCGGCACACCAAGCTGAACGCCGCGTACGCGGAGGACGGCCCGGAGCTGCTGGTCCGCACGGTCGAGCACAACACGGGCCTGCGCATCGACCACTACGTCGAGATCGGCTTCGCGGGCTTCGCGAACATCGTGGACGCGATCGGCGGTGTCGAGATCGACATCCCGAAGGCCTTCAAGGACAAGAACTCGGGCGCGGACTTCCAGGCGGGCAAGCAGACGCTCGACGGCGAGCAGTCGCTGGCGTTCGTACGGACGCGGTACGCGTTCGCGGGCAGCGACCTGGACCGTACGAAGAACCAGCAGAAGTTCCTCGCGGCCCTGGCGAGCCAGACGGCGACGCCGGGCACGATCCTCAACCCGTTCAAGTTCTACCCGACGATGGGCGCGGGCCTGGACACGCTCATCGTCGACAAGGACATGTCCCTGTGGTCGCTGGGACAGATGTTCTTCGCGATGAAGGGCGTCACGGGCGGCGAGGGCAAGTCCATGAACATGCCGATCTCGGGCAGCACGGGCGGGAACCTGGTCTGGGACAAGGCCAAGGTGAAGCAGCTGGTGCAGCAGCTGAAGAACGACGAGAAGGTCACGGTCACCTCGGACCGCTGA